A stretch of Lathyrus oleraceus cultivar Zhongwan6 chromosome 6, CAAS_Psat_ZW6_1.0, whole genome shotgun sequence DNA encodes these proteins:
- the LOC127091206 gene encoding protein SEED AND ROOT HAIR PROTECTIVE PROTEIN, translating into MAFTYIYFLAFMLLNISILIPCSFGNVSGNDYGTKKQVVTKRPNFTEKLFSNNIGIQGIVYCKSGSKLIQLEGAVIRITCEAVDEYGFETTPFTFLSDATDVKGYFLATLFQVELVAEKRVLKECRAFLDASPSKNCNYPTDFNKGISGAELHSYSFLNDKKMNLYTVGPFVFTSTSKSISNGY; encoded by the exons ATGGCTTTTACATATATCTATTTTCTGGCTTTCATGCTTCTGAACATATCCATCTTAATCCCATGCAGTTTTGGTAATGTTAGTGGCAATGACTATGGCACCAAAAAACAAGTTGTAACCAAGAGACCAAATTTTACAGAAAAACTTTTCTCCAACAATATTGgcattcaaggtattgtttatTGCAAATCTGGCTCTAAACTCATCCAACTTGAAG GAGCCGTTATAAGGATAACATGTGAAGCTGTTGATGAATATGGGTTTGAAACAACACCGTTCACTTTCTTAAGTGATGCAACCGATGTAAAAGGCTATTTCCTTGCAACATTGTTTCAAGTCGAGCTCGTAGCAGAAAAACGGGTGTTGAAAGAGTGCAGAGCTTTCCTTGATGCATCTCCTTCGAAAAACTGCAATTATCCCACTGACTTTAACAAAGGGATTAGTGGCGCTGAGCTTCATTCTTATAGCTTCCTCAATGATAAGAAGATGAATTTGTATACTGTAGGACCTTTCGTTTTCACTTCAACATCCAAATCAATCTCTAATGGATATTAG